One window from the genome of Diorhabda sublineata isolate icDioSubl1.1 chromosome 10, icDioSubl1.1, whole genome shotgun sequence encodes:
- the LOC130449185 gene encoding uncharacterized protein LOC130449185 — MYGKRQRQNDNMPPMFDIYRKPMFDDSIRKAEYRTYAPFIKSFNCSDIVEFSINQVDSFFAMSETLLCIKGSLEIHGAGDVKLANNVGAFLFDLCTYSESAREMETVRDPGIVSAVRAMTCYNQEDSNHMAIAGWNYPKDPILNVSDKSFNLQIPLKHIFSIFNDYSMITCGRQTIRLVRARNDNDCLYITEKNVSGTLSTTTAKINITSVELKVKHIFPNDDIKLNLMKSIQKDQPIVIPFRKWELHELPSITKGARHEVWAVKTSTSVERPRFVIVFFQTGKRNLSTADPTLFDNADVQSIRLSLNGDYWPNERMQLDFAKNDYNEAYFNYTEFYPNYANSTQKRPLLDYSSFKKRALFVIDYSKQEESMKASTVDVKLDIEANIGFPENTKVYCIIIHDCVMEYFPLTEIVKSLN; from the coding sequence atgtaTGGAAAACGTCAACGCCAAAACGACAACATGCCTCCAATGTTTGATATCTACCGTAAGCCGATGTTTGACGATTCAATTCGAAAGGCTGAATACAGAACCTATGCTCCATTTATAAAGTCATTCAATTGTAGTGACATTGTGGAGTTTAGCATTAATCAGGTTGATTCGTTCTTTGCAATGAGCGAAACTTTGTTGTGCATTAAAGGTTCGCTTGAAATACACGGAGCTGGTGACgtaaaattagcaaataatgtTGGAGCCTTTCTATTCGATTTATGTACGTACAGTGAAAGTGCCAGGGAAATGGAAACAGTTCGGGATCCTGGAATAGTGAGTGCCGTACGTGCTATGACTTGTTATAACCAAGAAGATTCCAATCATATGGCTATAGCCGGCTGGAATTACCCGAAAGATCCTATTCTGAATGTTAGCGACAAGTCCTTCAATCTTCAAATACctctcaaacatattttcagcattttcaacgattattcaatgattacatGTGGGCGTCAAACAATACGACTAGTTCGGGCACGAAATGATAATGATTGCTTATATATTACTGAAAAGAATGTCTCTGGAACGCTCTCCACTACAACagctaaaataaacattacaagcGTTGAGCTAAAAGTTAAACATATCTTTCCTAATGAcgacataaaattaaatctcatgAAATCCATTCAAAAAGATCAACCTATAGTTATTCCATTTAGGAAGTGGGAGTTACACGAATTACCCTCAATTACCAAAGGAGCAAGACATGAAGTTTGGGCTGTCAAGACATCCACTTCAGTTGAAAGACCtcgttttgttattgttttctttcaaaccgGCAAACGTAACTTGAGTACAGCTGACccgactttatttgacaatgCCGACGTACAAAGTATAAGACTGTCACTTAATGGGGATTATTGGCCCAATGAAAGAATGCAATTGGATTTCGCTAAAAATGATTACAATGAAGCCTATTTTAACTATACTGAATTCTATCCCAACTACGCAAACTCCACACAGAAGCGCCCCCTGCtggattattcttctttcaagaAACGAGCATTGTTTGTTATCGATTATTCAAAACAGGAGGAAAGCATGAAGGCATCCACAGTCGATGTGAAACTTGACATTGAAGCAAACATAGGTTTCCCCGAAAATACCAAAGTCTATTGCATCATAATTCACGATTGTGTAATGGAATACTTCCCCCTCACCGAAATTGTTAAAAGCTTGAACTAG